GTAATCAGGCTGAAGTCATATGCAATGCTACTAAGGATGCATAAACTCCATCTTTTATGTTCATAAGAGCATCATGCTTTCCTTCCTCAGCAATGACTCCATTCTTCACAACAGCAATGACATCAGCTCCTTTGATTGTGGTTAAGCGATGAGCTACAACCACAGTCGTCCTATTTACCATTACTCGATCCAATGCTTCTTGAACTATACGTTCTGATTCTGCATCTAAAGCACTTGTTGCCTCGTCTAGCAAAAGAATCTTTGGATCCTTCAGTATAGCTCTTGCAATAGCTATTCTTTGCTTTTGTCCACCTGATAATTGTATTCCTCTTTCCCCAACCGATGTATCATATCCTTGAGGCAATGAAGATATAAAGTTGTGTGCATTTGCTGATTTTGCTGCTTCAATGATCTCTTCTTCTGTTGCATGCCCCTGTCTGCTGTAGGCAATGTTGTCACGAATTGTTTCGTTAAACAGTACTGGTTCTTGACTAACCAGGCCCATTTGTTGTCTTAGCCAACTTAGCTTGAATTGTCGGATTTCCACACCATCCAAATATATCGATCCTGATTCAGGATTGTAGAACCTCTCTATTAGGCTAATGACAGTTGATTTACCGCTTCCACTCTCTCCCACTAGAGCAACAGTCTACAAAGAGAACCGAAAAAAAAGTTTAAGCCAATTGTGTAAAAGATGAAAGTACGCTATAATGTAGAGGGAGTACTCGAAAATACCTTTCCAGAAGGGATAGTTAGGCATAAATCCTTGAAGATTTGGACATCCGGGCGAGTTGCATACCTGTAACTCACATGTTTGAATTCAATATCTCCGCGAACAGCAGCTAGAGTAGTACCAACATCAGAACTTGAGTCAATCTCGGGTTTTCTGTCAAGAATGTCAAATATAGAGGCTATAGAATCCTTGGCTTTGCTAGCATCTGGAGCCATTCCTGTGCTTTGTGTAACCCCAACAGCTGATAGAGTCAATGCAAAGAAAACCTGcaacattaaaaatttctttcAGAAAATTAATATCGATACACGAGCAGAAAAGGAAGATAAATCTGAGAGACTTTACCTTAAAAACTTGGCCAAATGATGCCAATCCATGCTGAATAAGGACGGATCCTATGTAGAAACAGAAGGCATTTGTACAATACAGTATAAAAGAACCAAAGCCTAAGCTTGCTCCACTAACAATTCCAATCTTCACTCCTTGCTTCATTGGACCTTCACATTTGTTTTGGTACATGTCCATCACTTTCTCCTCTGCACAGAATGATGCCACTGTTCTTATACTCCCGACAGCATCGTTTGCTATTTGACTAGCTTCTTCATACATCACCTAGAAAAATGAGAATCCATTTTTAAGTTAATTCAAGCACATTTTAATGTAATCTATttttcaaagatgagaaaagaCGGAATACCTTTGCATCAGCACTAAAGCCTTTGTACATCTTGGTCTGGAGGAATCCTTGCACACCAATTAAAGGCATCACGAGAAGGATTATAAGTGCTAAAATCCAATTGGCAGTGAAGGCTATCACGAGGCCGGCAACTACAGTTGCTATGTTCTGTACAATAAGTGCCAGTGCATCACCCATAAGAGTCCTGACCGTGGAAGCATCAGTTGATAACCTTGCACCAATTGCACCACTGCATTCAagaaaatttcacatttttaggTTACAACACTCTGTTAAGTATTTAAGATAGAGAGGGGGGAGGAGGAGGAGGCAGGATTTGATTTGTTACAAACCTTGAATGTGCAGGATCATCGAACCAGCTGATTTCTTGGTGGACTACTTTCTTAAATGTCAAAGAACGAATTCTCTCGATCAATTTCCCCCCTGCAACTCCAAATAAGTAGTTCTGGAAAGGTACAACTAGCAAAGTTACCACACCGAGGCCAAAATACATGAGTGCCCAGAATCTTGATTCACTTCGCAGCTTTTGTGGTGggtaaaagaatattttaataGCTGTCGATAATAAGAGTCCAAATAATGGGAAAATAAGACCATGTATGATTGCAGCCAGTGATCCAAGTAACAGATATGGAAGCTCAGGTTTGTTTAGTCCAGCAAGCCGCCTAATGGAAACTTTCTTTCGTTTCTTTAAGCTTCCCTTATCTTCTTTTTGCTTGTCCTCATCTCCTATTTCTGCTTCGTGAATACCAATTAGCCCAGGAACAGTATAGTTGAGTGTGAAAGAATGTCTAGATGATCCCTGGCTTGTTGATCGCCTCATTGCTGACAATCGCTGGCTTGATGACCTGCTCAGGTTATTATCCAAATCCGTGGTTAAATCCACCTTCTCAAGGTCCATGTTTTTcatgttttcttcttctctattCCCTCCCTGCATTCGCACAAGCTGGGAATATGCCCCATTTGGATCTTGTATCAACTCAGTATGTGTTCCTATTTTCATAATGAGGGAAAAGAATGAATTTAGTTTAGTTATACAACTAGAGTAAAGCCTGATAAAAGTTCTTTAgaaattttacctttttctATTAGTTTTCCAGCATTCACCACCGCTATAAGATCAGCATTTCTAATGGTCGTTAGACGATGAGCAACAACAACGGTCGTTCTATTTGCCATGACTTTTTCGAGTGCTTCTTGCACGATTCTCTCTGATTCAGCATCAAGTGCACTTGTAGCTTCATCAAGGAGGAGTATTCTTGGGTTCTTTAAGATAGCCCTTGCTATTGCCAGTCTTTGCTTTTGTCCTCCAGATAGTTGTGTTCCATGCTCACCTACCATAGTGTCTAGCCCCTACAGAATCCGCAATGAAAACGATGAAACTCCCATTCGTTTGCCAATTTAACAGCTAATTGTAGGTGTGAACATGGAATAAAGGGAAAATCATATGTTACCTGAGGAAGTTTATCGAGGAACTTAGAAGCATTAGCAAGCTCAATAGCTGTCTTAATCTCATCTTCAGTAGCATTTTCTTTACCATAACTGATATTCTCTTTTATGGTTGTCGCAAACAGGATAGGTTCCTGACTTACCAATCCCATCTGTTGCCTTAGCCATTTGAGTTGAAATTTCTTCAAATTGACACCATCTATTAATACTTCTCCAGCCTCTGGATCATAGAATCTCTCCAGTAAACTGATAACTGTGGACTTCCCACTTCCACTTTGCCCAACCAAAGCTACAGTTTTGCCATTAGGAACGATAAGTGAGAATCCACTAAAGATCTGCACATCTGGCCTGGCTGGATACCTAAAGTACACATCTTTAAGTTCAATTTCACCCTTGATGTTTTCCAACACAACCCCATTTGTGTCCGATGTGTCAATCAGAGGCTTCCGGTTGATTGTCTCAAACATTTTGTATGCTGCAGCCTGTCCTGCTGCAAACGCGTTCAAAGATGGCGTTGTTTGGCCTAGAGACCTGCAAATTGATAAAGAGAACAAGCAAAAGTGTTTCAGTACTCTATAGCCTACACCAATTTTCCAATACAACAAATCAAAGATCCTTCTTTAAACAGAGAATTATATGCTTACATTCCACCAGTCATTATAGCCATAATAACATTGATAACATCTCCACCATTATAACCTCTCTCTATTATCAGCTTGGAACCATACCAAACGGCAAGTCCATAAGTAGAAAAAACAATGAGCAAGACCGTGCCAAGTCCAACGCCTGAAACAAGCCCTTGTTGGACAGTAGAAGCACAGGCAATTTTCAGTTTGCTGTCATACTTATCTATTGCCAGCTTCTCTCCGGTGAATGCTGAAACCTGAAGTCATCCAGATTTTCAGATTAAAATTGCAAAGTCTAATACAAAATTATACATGTAGAACTATTTGGATCAGGCTTTTTACCGTTCTGATTGCTCCTATTGTCTGCTCTACTACATTTCCAGCTTGTGCATAGGCAACTTGTCCGCGACTTGACATTTTGGACATGATCAATGCCATAGCTCCTCCAGCAATGACAAGAGCGGGTATGCAAGACACCAAGACTATCGATAGAAGCCATCCCTTAAAGAACGCGACTATGAACCCTCCAACAAATGTTGAGATGAATTGAATGAACTTCCCAACCTGGAATCATTCAACTTAAGTTTGTTATGATTATTTTACAAGAAATAACGAAAACTAAAACATTATTCAGTTTGCAGTATCATTTACGCGCACCTTTTCACCCAAGGCATCTTGAATGAGAATAGTATCTCCAGACATTCTTCCAATGACTTCTCCTGTTGTTGTTTCAGTGTCAAAAAAGGCAATGTCCTGCCTCAGTATTGTCTTCAAATATAGTCCTCGAATTCGAGTCGCTTGTCTCTCTCCAGTAACCATCCAACATGACATTTCTGCAATGTTACAAGGGTAAAATTTTCACCATTGAATGCATAGGTTCTTTCCATTATTACCATagttcaaaaactcaaatttactAGTGTTATGTTATGGTTCATTTTACACATTATTCTTGATCCTTAGATTAGAGTCGTGTTATAGTAGAGCCAGAATTTTCATCAgaacaattcaaattttaaaataaaactactAGGACTTATAGATAGCATATGAAACCCCTTACTACGCTACATTCccaataaaattttcattagaGCTTGAGGTACTTGATGACATTAAACCTTCGTCAGAATAGCACACTTCTATTCCGGGGAGGAAAGATCATCAAATTAGTCGAGCCCCAAAGTGATTACCATAAAATTACCTTTTTCTTTGGAATTTTATTAACCTAGATTTTCCTAAACATGGTGGGGTTAGTaattgattgaaaaaaaatgtgtttttactaCTTTTGTCTTTAATAAAACAAGCACGCAAAGGCACCGATTCTAACGTACCCCACAAATTAAATGGGAACCTCTATATGACTATCACATGTATTTAGCTAaagtaacttataatatttttatgtcaaaagtatttataaaattttccaTATCCTTGATTCACCAATTATACTCATGTCAGTGTagaaaaacaatacaaaaaagcTTCGattcaagtaaaacatatcaaaacaTTTCGAAATAAGAAAATACAGATGAGTGTATACTTACGTAAAAGGGATGCAACGCCAGCTCCAATAGCGAGGTAGACATAGTCAATAGAAACCTGAaatcaaaaattccaaaaaaaaaaaaactaattaaagaagaaaaagtaacaAAGTTTAGTCAAATGTTGTTTATTATGAGACCACTTAAGAACAGTAAATTATAAAGTTGATTAGACtgtaacacaaaaaaattagagtTCACATTAGTATATACTTTTATTCTTTCCCACTTTTATAGTGGGATttgtaatataaaaaatttgaattaagCTTTATATTGCATTAGATAGCATAAATCAAAAGGAATTCTATATGAGAAAATCATAATTATGTTTgccacaaagaaaaaaaaagtaaattccTATTGCTATTTCCAATAATTCAAATTGACACGTCTTAACTTATTATAGAaaagataaaattcaaatagATGAGTGGCACCATTAAGGATGCTTAATTGTTCTTCGTGgaaaaaaacaaaggaaaacaaaagatatttttatattatgagTACACGTTGGAGTCCGACTAACCTAGATTTGTATAAGGTAGATCTTATTTGGGGGCTCAAACTCAAGACCTCTAATTAAGGAGCAGTGTGCATTCTTTGTTGGTAACACTTTCAGTATTATTAAACAATGAAACTTTTAAAATacacaaagaaaaaaacttcaaaatataatttaagatGTGGTGATTACAATAGTAATTAGTACAGAATCAGCTTTTGATTATAAATACGGTCATGATATTAAATTGATTGTTCATTTAGTTATAATAACTCTATCCAACATGATTATCGTATTGAAAACTAATTTCTTGAATATTTATCGCTATAACACtcgtttaattaaaaaataattacaccatcagtatatataattaaaaccAGACTTTCATGTTTTTCCATACACCAACCCCCTCCCCCCAAATTAAAACTGTTTATTAGTATCTTTCTTGTTGTTGTAGAACGAGACCTTAGAAGGCAAGTTTTAAGTTAATGTAATCGTAATTTAAACGTTACAACTTCAATTTAATTGCATGAACCAAGAAATTAATCAAGATAATTAATACAAACAAGAacataatcaaattaaatacatacatacataccttTGAGATTTTATGTACAACTTCATCAGAATTTGAAGAACCAAAAGAATTAACAAGCTGGCCAAAAATAAGTGTCATTAAAGGTTGAGTTAATCCATTACCAATAGCTCCAATTGTTCCAATTATCATTAGGGCAACATCAAATTTATctgcaaaagaaaataatttgtagAATGACACTTTTTGATCTtcatctccttttttttctccattattATTATCCTCcatcttcaaaaaaaaagattaatatgaTATATCCCTTAGGGTtttaaagaaaatcaagaagaggagaagaagaaaaaagagctATTTATAAGATAAGAAAGTTTGTtagtaaaactaaaaatttcagGATACTTTTGATATTAGGTTTTAATATTAGCGTATTTATAGctgtattttcttttattttccttattctAGCTGACTTCTGTTTGAGTTTTTCCTATTtgtagaaaaagagaaaataattattttatctcttCTAGAAACATTGAACGTATGTAGACTGTCAATAGGATAACTATTGCCACCAAAATTTTAGTGGTAAGCTTAGCACCAGCCTAATTATTTGTAACTTTTCGTAAATTAAGTAAGTagaatattataaatttatggaAATAATCTATTTATCTTCCTAAGgaaatttatgaaaactaattAAGTGTATGTGATTTGCATTGTGTGTAATTGTGTTAATTAATAATGCAATAAATATAACCTAAAAGTTGAGATGGAAGAAAGCTGaaagtatcttttttttttctattttaagtaCAATTATTATCCAAAATAGCATATAAATCGACATTATTAAGAATCTTCATGTTTTTAATATAGTACTAGTCCTGAACACGTGCTTTGCACGTGAGTCCCACGAAAATATTATATGTGGTAGGAGTTATATTAAAATCACATTGTGATGAGTTTCACAAATGATTTaacgaaaaaatataaatgaaataaatgaacaATCAACCTATATAAATGACTTCTTTATTATAAAATGTAAATGCCAAATAATTAGATATTTCGGTAACCTGCCAAATTTggacaacaaaatttaatgtgataaaTAATTTACCTTTTTATTAGGCCGAAACCTGCAATATATTAGTTTGTTACTTTTCTAAGAAAGGGACAATACACACATAACATACCTTCTCAATTTGTACCAAAGTTTGAATTTCCATATGTACTNTACCTTTTTATGTTATTAGGCCGAAACCTGCAATATATTAGTTTGTTACTTTTTTAAGAAAGGGACAATACACACATAACATACCTTCTAATTTGTACCAAAGTTTGAATTTCCATATGTACTTGTAACAAGTATATATGTTGTCTCCATATTACATTCACATGACATAGTGTGTTTATTCTCCTTTGTAGCAtgaacaaaaaattacaatagtTTGGTCATGGTTATTTTTCATACTtcttatcatattttaatattttttatccttttttttttctcttactttattattattttccccTAACGTTACTATTTTGCATCATTTGCCTTAATTCTTGTCTTCGCCTTTCGTTTATGTTCCCACcgttttatttttatagttttctttcttacttccacattttcattcataaaaagtaaataaataaaagggttatctacaaacacaaaataattaaaagtgaatttccTGTCACTTTTGATTGTAATGTAcaaatatgtaaaatttattctaaagaatttaaaaatattctatttgaattcatgaaatgatataaaataattagataATTTAACCTTCGTATTTCGAATCATGATTCATAAGTAAACATGCATACACATTTCAAGATGGTGAATACATGTAAAAGAGCTTTCTTGTCAAAagatcaaaaaaataaatataaatgtttatttaagGAAATAGAAGCaacatatttgtttttattaaactTACTGATCAAAGAGAGCATGGAAAAATAATTCTTGAGTGGCTTGACTCCCTCCTTGCATTCAGTGTTTCACAAGCTATGTCTATCTAATAATCCATGAACATACccatatatataattgttaaCAATTACATTGAAGTTGGCAATAATAATGTGAAATAAGTGTCATCAAGATAACTCTTCAGTTTTCAAATGCTTGGACTTCCGCTAACAACTTACTCAAGCTATTTCATCCATTTGAATGACTTTCTATCTtccaatatatttattacaTAATATAATGCACATTTGAATACCTTAAAACTGCTCCCATTTATATCTAGTTTTGTATTTAGttattagaatatatttttttattttgtacataaaaaaaaaaatatttaaatgaaggataaaatggtaattcaactttgagGTTAgaagcttcccacttataataatatatgatagatAGTTAGATTTAGATAATCTATGTATTTTCGTAGTATATATAGGAGTAAGGTTTATATATGTTCTATATTCTACAAATTCCacttgttattattattattgttgttgtttttgttgtttgtgATGGTGGTGTTGTGAGGTAATACTCGAATTCTACTAAGTAATAACCAAGAATAGGGGGTATCAatgatttttttagtaaatCGATTTATTGATCGAAGAAAGTAGATTAATTAGTTGATTTATCTTAATAAAATTGTAAATTTGTATATGGAATTTATAATTATACTGAATAAATTgattattgattttataaaaatataaaaataaattagaaaaaaatgaagtataCCGTActgtatcaaatatatttatgaaCAGAATACATTTTGTATATTAGGTTTAAATAATGATTCATAAATATTCCGTATTTGGTCTAGATTGATGAAAATGGATTAATTGATATAAGTCAAAACGAAATTAACACTCAAATCTTAATTCTGAAATCTATTATGCTACTCGTAATGTGGCCTTCGTGGTCCAGTGAGGTCCGCCCCATATAGGCATAAgcttatatttaaaaagttcACTTGAAAATTGGCGAAATTCTTTGATAGCTTTTTGAAGTTATAACCAATTTTTAGTTAGATATCTCTAATACgtcttttcattttaaaacttaaatagaaCATTAATATGTCATTTTGACAATTATTGTTGACTTATAATGTGAAaaatgcttcttttttttttttttggtaaacatgttttctttttctttttcttcactttatattcataatttcatattatcTACTCTACCTTCCACCAATAAACATCCTTACAAAACATGAaagaacaaatataaataaaaaaatcacatccgtttgaaaaaaaattgtaagaacaaaacacgaaaaattgaaagaaaaatataagaagaattatattatttttattggatGTGTCGATAcaaaaaaatctaattaaaaaaaaagtggaagATGAACAAAAGGTCAAGGGTGACGCAAGTTGGTGTGAggtgaagaaaataaatacgtaattttatttgtttatttttattgataattacttatttatttttttataatttattttaaattattattttacgcTACAATATCATATGTCCTCTTTTTATTTAAGTCATCATGCCGTAATCCGCGAATATATTACACATACTTTataattttaactaattatCGTCAATATAGTATCAAATGACATAATAGAATTTCACTATACAGattattaaaatgaataaacaGATATAATAAAAACAGTTGaatatcatatgttttcttCATAAGTACATTAGCTTTGTGTATGATTTATACTATTACTCTTACcttcattatttttgtttatttataacAACATGGGACAAGGGGAATTTTGCATAGGCATATATAATTCTGATTTTAATATGTCGGCAATAACGTTTTTTGCAGTTTGCAAAATTATTAGTGACGTAATCAATGACTCTTTTATTTAGATTCTAAAtctaaaaggacatttttggaaaattaaagtgaaataattataaaagaTAATTAATGTTGTGTAGATGGACAACCACTTTGTTCACATTCTTTTCGTTttctttcctctctttttttccccTTTAGGATAAATCCTCTTTCGGAaaattaaagtgaaattttttaatacactattattattattgagtaCCTCAATAAGATATGAATAAAGATCATTTAGACCTTATTATGAATAAAGAAACTATTGATGTATTTATTTATCCTAATaaatattatcaaaaaatatattggtTATGCAAATACAGGCATTATATAGAGGAAATTCTTTCTTTAAACAATCTATTTACATATGAATGTACTATCATATTATCATGTTCTGTAAGATAGTCAATTGTTAATACTTTAATGTCAAGACGTAACCAACTTATAAAGAAAGTGACTCAATATATAAGAGGTGTTATTttctttggaaaaaaaaatcagcaatGTTGAATACAATGTTGTTACTTGCACACAATAGAATCCATAATATAGTCGTttagagagttttgtttatgaaaatatttttttctcaacaattttaatatttcctttttattagtttttaattatgtaggcCAGTTGGTcctatcatataataatattgtgtcttttagtaaaaaaaatgttgttacTTGCATAGCAAAGGAGCCAAAGTAAATTACATTTCACCAAAGAATAGTGaaataaatatctaatattttgTTCGAGGGATAATTTGACAGAGTAATTCACTGACATTGTTAATCTCAATATTAAGTTGTTACACAAGATTGAAAAGTCAATGTCACATAGATATCAAATGATAGTAAATGTGCtatgtaacttttttttcttaatcgaGATTTTGTCTCACTAAATTTTTCGATACAATCTTAGGATTGAGTTGGGCTATTATTTTGGAGGTCCTTCTGGATGAAGGGTTGGGTTAGACTAGGCCATTGCAGTCTCCGACCCGCTGGACCAGATTGGACTGTACCGATCTACTTTGATAACTCTATATATATAGCTACGCAAAATTACTCTTTTCACATAATTAGTaggaaaattttcatatattgcaaACAGATTTAATGAAATAATGTTTCATAGGTATAGTTTATTTAATTACATTCCAGGGGTATACTttagtttgctatggagcatttaatttgttacatttttttgtttataatttatacaatattttttttaataaatggaTACATGAACGCTAAATAAGGTAACAAAAGATTCACATAATCCCATGATTCAAGCTAATCGttttaaatcaaatattttttcaaaaaagagttATATAACGATACAAACACCATAACAATTGTTTCCTCATACCACTGAAGCAATATTaaacgaaaaaaaaattggttcatCAATATTCTTGTATATTCAATG
The Solanum stenotomum isolate F172 chromosome 12, ASM1918654v1, whole genome shotgun sequence DNA segment above includes these coding regions:
- the LOC125846809 gene encoding ABC transporter B family member 9-like, whose product is MEDNNNGEKKGDEDQKVSFYKLFSFADKFDVALMIIGTIGAIGNGLTQPLMTLIFGQLVNSFGSSNSDEVVHKISKVSIDYVYLAIGAGVASLLQMSCWMVTGERQATRIRGLYLKTILRQDIAFFDTETTTGEVIGRMSGDTILIQDALGEKVGKFIQFISTFVGGFIVAFFKGWLLSIVLVSCIPALVIAGGAMALIMSKMSSRGQVAYAQAGNVVEQTIGAIRTVSAFTGEKLAIDKYDSKLKIACASTVQQGLVSGVGLGTVLLIVFSTYGLAVWYGSKLIIERGYNGGDVINVIMAIMTGGMSLGQTTPSLNAFAAGQAAAYKMFETINRKPLIDTSDTNGVVLENIKGEIELKDVYFRYPARPDVQIFSGFSLIVPNGKTVALVGQSGSGKSTVISLLERFYDPEAGEVLIDGVNLKKFQLKWLRQQMGLVSQEPILFATTIKENISYGKENATEDEIKTAIELANASKFLDKLPQGLDTMVGEHGTQLSGGQKQRLAIARAILKNPRILLLDEATSALDAESERIVQEALEKVMANRTTVVVAHRLTTIRNADLIAVVNAGKLIEKGTHTELIQDPNGAYSQLVRMQGGNREEENMKNMDLEKVDLTTDLDNNLSRSSSQRLSAMRRSTSQGSSRHSFTLNYTVPGLIGIHEAEIGDEDKQKEDKGSLKKRKKVSIRRLAGLNKPELPYLLLGSLAAIIHGLIFPLFGLLLSTAIKIFFYPPQKLRSESRFWALMYFGLGVVTLLVVPFQNYLFGVAGGKLIERIRSLTFKKVVHQEISWFDDPAHSSGAIGARLSTDASTVRTLMGDALALIVQNIATVVAGLVIAFTANWILALIILLVMPLIGVQGFLQTKMYKGFSADAKVMYEEASQIANDAVGSIRTVASFCAEEKVMDMYQNKCEGPMKQGVKIGIVSGASLGFGSFILYCTNAFCFYIGSVLIQHGLASFGQVFKVFFALTLSAVGVTQSTGMAPDASKAKDSIASIFDILDRKPEIDSSSDVGTTLAAVRGDIEFKHVSYRYATRPDVQIFKDLCLTIPSGKTVALVGESGSGKSTVISLIERFYNPESGSIYLDGVEIRQFKLSWLRQQMGLVSQEPVLFNETIRDNIAYSRQGHATEEEIIEAAKSANAHNFISSLPQGYDTSVGERGIQLSGGQKQRIAIARAILKDPKILLLDEATSALDAESERIVQEALDRVMVNRTTVVVAHRLTTIKGADVIAVVKNGVIAEEGKHDALMNIKDGVYASLVALHMTSA